One window from the genome of Oreochromis niloticus isolate F11D_XX linkage group LG20, O_niloticus_UMD_NMBU, whole genome shotgun sequence encodes:
- the amt gene encoding aminomethyltransferase, mitochondrial, producing the protein MWARLTVGAGASGLGLRAARDGLLRFFGAGCAGRRQQQSRAASTEAALKKTPLFDFHRDQGGKMVEFAGWSMPVQYKDSHIASHMHTREHCSIFDVSHMLQTNVHGKDRVKFMESLVVADIAELKDNQGTLTLFTNEKGGIIDDLIVTKTDQGYLYVVSNAGCADKDSAHMKARLAEFKYAGFDVDLEFLDCALIAVQGPTMSRVLQAGLKEDLSKLTFMTSALATVFGVPDCRVTRCGYTGEDGVEISIPESRVVELTEKLAANSEVKLAGLGARDSLRLEAGLCLYGNDIDETTTPVEATLVWTIGKRRRQAKDFPGADIIVPQIKAKTARKRVGLVSTGPPVRQHTPILSPDGKVIGEVTSGCPSPCLKNNIAMGYVDAAFAKNGTGIQVEVRKKAVPATVSKMPFVPTKYYTG; encoded by the exons ATGTGGGCTCGGTTGACGGTTGGAGCCGGGGCTTCGGGGCTCGGGTTGCGGGCTGCACGGGACGGTTTGCTGCGGTTCTTTGGAGCTGGATGTGCGGGGAGGAGGCAGCAGCAGAGCCGGGCTGCCAGCACAGAA gctGCCTTGAAGAAGACTCCACTATTTGACTTCCACAGGGACCAGGGGGGAAAGATGGTGGAGTTTGCAGGCTGGAGTATGCCCGTTCAGTATAAAGACAGTCACATTGCCTCTCACATGCACACCAGAGAGCACTGCTCCATCTTTGATGTCAGCCACATGTTGCAG ACCAACGTCCACGGCAAAGACAGGGTGAAGTTCATGGAGTCACTGGTGGTTGCAGACATCGCAGAACTCAAGGACAACCAG GGCACGTTGACCCTCTTCACTAATGAGAAAGGTGGGATTATTGATGACCTCATTGTGACAAAGACGGACCAGGGCTACCTCTACGTAGTCTCCAACGCCGGCTGTGCTGACAAGGACTCTGCTCATATGAAG gccAGACTGGCAGAGTTCAAATATGCTGGTTTTGATGTGGATCTGGAGTTTCTTGATTGCGCACTGATTGCTGTGCAAG GTCCCACTATGTCTCGGGTGCTCCAGGCGGGATTGAAGGAGGACCTCAGTAAGCTAACTTTCATGACCTCTGCCCTGGCCACGGTGTTCGGTGTCCCTGACTGCAGAGTAACTCGATGTGGATACACTGGAGAGGACGGGGTGGAG aTCTCCATCCCTGAGTCCAGAGTGGTGGAGCTGACGGAGAAGCTAGCGGCCAACAGTGAGGTGAAGCTGGCCGGGCTGGGAGCTAGGGACAGTCTACGACTGGAGGCGGGGCTTTGTCTCTATGGCAATGACATCGATGAGACCACTACACCTGTGGAGGCCACGCTTGTCTGGACCATAG GAAAGCGCAGACGCCAGGCCAAAGATTTCCCCGGTGCTGACATCATCGTACCTCAGATCAAAGCCAAGACAGCCAGGAAGAGAGTGGGTCTGGTGTCCACCGGCCCCCCAGTCCGGCAGCACACGCCTATTCTCAGCCCTGACGGAAAGGTCATAG GTGAGGTGACCAGCGGCTGCCCCTCTCCCTGCCTGAAAAACAACATTGCCATGGGTTACGTGGATGCGGCGTTCGCCAAAAATGGAACAGGCATCCAGGTCGAGGTCAGGAAAAAGGCAGTGCCGGCCACCGTCAGCAAGATGCCCTTTGTGCCCACCAAATACTATACTGGTTAG
- the si:dkey-20d21.12 gene encoding uncharacterized protein si:dkey-20d21.12, translating into MSRPSSTQTTPQFYRVSDRDLTEIELHSVDSINDLHRTHPEHSHKGMRPPRPAYTPSSNGNIYTCDTTAANQRGHPGSKSWQSRLQDMLMPSSSRAYAMGCAIITLLLLTVLLIFYFLVQQGGAIRMLMEAVREKEAAATELSLLIQELHALRHNLTAKRVAGGT; encoded by the exons ATGTCGAGGCCCTCTTCCACCCAGACCACTCCTCAGTTCTACAGGGTCAGCGACAGAGATCTCACCGAGATCGAGCTGCATTCTGTCGATTCCATCAACGACCTCCACCGAACACACCCCGAGCACAGCCACAAAG GAATGAGACCTCCTCGTCCGGCGTACACACCTTCGTCAAATGGGAACATTTATACCTGCGACACAACAGCGGCCAATCAAAGAGGCCACCCAGGCAGCAAATCCTGGCAGAGCCGACTGCAGGACATGCTGATGCCAAGTTCATCCCGGGCCTATGCCATGGGCTGTGCTATTATCACTTTGCTTCTGCTCACAGTGTTACTAATTTTTTACTTCTTag TCCAGCAGGGCGGTGCAATACGGATGCTGATGGAGGcagtgagagaaaaagaggCTGCGGCCACAGAGCTGTCACTGCTGATCCAAGAGCTGCATGCACTGAGGCACAACCTGACAGCCAAGAGAGTGGCAGGAGGGACGTGA
- the hyal3 gene encoding hyaluronidase-3 isoform X1 gives MELSLLLLLLVFLISSLRCTSLPQNSPQADAFISTSLQAVAAAHPILQNQPFILVWNMPTANCPQRYNIHLDLGDFHIVENKKERFQGQEMTIFYRDHLGKYPYLSRNGKKVNGGLPQLGDLAAHLSLTVTQLSNLLRPDFRGLAVIDWEEWRPLWETNFGSKMEYRRLSKLLVKQEQPDLSEQTVTSLARRMFEESARKFMEETLQSAVRERPKGFWGFYGFPACFNKNKRKTDKTYTGRCLRGTRQQSDELSWLWAKSSALYPSIYLPQKLAGSADAALMVRHRLLEALRVASRWPYHNNTNHATPVLPYARLAFTHSLTFLSKMDLEHTLGESASLGAAGVVLWGELKFAKNKKQCILLRDYIHNVLGPFVRSLRSDAERCSLQLCHGNGRCIRRHLGSGHRLSDSSKHFQQHFMCHCYQGWTGQGCQDKKSESREEED, from the exons ATGGAgctgtctctcctcctcctcctcctcgtcttccTCATCTCTTCCCTCCGTTGCACCTCGCTGCCACAGAATTCCCCCCAGGCGGATGCCTTCATCAGCACCTCGCTGcaagctgtggctgcagctcaTCCCATCCTGCAGAACCAGCCTTTCATCCTGGTGTGGAACATGCCTACGGCAAACTGTCCGCAGCGATACAACATCCACCTGGACCTGGGAGACTTTCATATTGTGGAAAACAAGAAGGAGCGCTTCCAGGGACAG GAAATGACCATCTTCTACCGCGACCACTTGGGAAAATATCCATACCTCTCCCGAAATGGCAAGAAAGTGAATGGAGGACTCCCTCAGCTCGGTGACCTCGCCGCTCACCTCTCCCTCACGGTGACGCAGCTGTCCAACCTCCTGCGACCAGATTTCAGGGGCCTAGCTGTAATCGACTGGGAGGAATGGCGACCGTTGTGGGAGACGAACTTTGGGTCTAAGATGGAGTACCGGAGGTTGTCCAAACTGCTGGTGAAACAGGAGCAACCAGATCTTTCAGAGCAGACAGTGACGTCGCTGGCGAGGCGGATGTTTGAGGAGAGCGCTCGGAAGTTCATGGAGGAGACGCTCCAGTCTGCGGTCAGAGAACGCCCCAAAGGCTTCTGGGGGTTTTATGGTTTTCCCGCCTGTTTTAACAAGAACAAGAGAAAGACAG ATAAAACCTACACAGGACGCTGCCTCAGGGGGACCAGGCAGCAGAGTGATGAGCTGTCCTGGCTTTGGGCTAAGTCCTCCGCTCTCTACCCCAGCATCTACCTGCCACAGAAACTGGCAGGGTCTGCAGATGCAGCTctaatggtcag ACACAGACTGCTGGAGGCTTTGAGGGTGGCGTCACGTTGGCCATATCACAACAACACCAACCACGCCACACCCGTCCTTCCCTACGCCAGGCTAGcattcacacactcactcacgtttCTCAGTAAG atggaCCTGGAGCACACACTTGGAGAGAGTGCATCACTGGGGGCAGCTGGAGTTGTTCTGTGGGGAGAGCTGAAATTCGCCAAAAACAAG AAACAGTGCATTCTCCTCAGAGACTACATCCACAATGTCTTGGGGCCCTTCGTTCGATCTCTGAGGTCTGACGCAGAGCGCTGCAGCCTCCAGCTTTGCCACGGCAATGGACGCTGCATCAGGAGACACCTAGGCTCTGGCCACCGGCTCAGTGACTCTTCCAAACATTTCCAGCAACACTTCATGTGTCATTGCTACCAAGGCTGGACGGGGCAGGGGTGCCAAGACAAGAAGAgcgagagcagagaggaggaggattga
- the hyal3 gene encoding hyaluronidase-3 isoform X2, producing the protein MELSLLLLLLVFLISSLRCTSLPQNSPQADAFISTSLQAVAAAHPILQNQPFILVWNMPTANCPQRYNIHLDLGDFHIVENKKERFQGQEMTIFYRDHLGKYPYLSRNGKKVNGGLPQLGDLAAHLSLTVTQLSNLLRPDFRGLAVIDWEEWRPLWETNFGSKMEYRRLSKLLVKQEQPDLSEQTVTSLARRMFEESARKFMEETLQSAVRERPKGFWGFYGFPACFNKNKRKTDKTYTGRCLRGTRQQSDELSWLWAKSSALYPSIYLPQKLAGSADAALMVRHRLLEALRVASRWPYHNNTNHATPVLPYARLAFTHSLTFLNGPGAHTWRECITGGSWSCSVGRAEIRQKQETVHSPQRLHPQCLGALRSISEV; encoded by the exons ATGGAgctgtctctcctcctcctcctcctcgtcttccTCATCTCTTCCCTCCGTTGCACCTCGCTGCCACAGAATTCCCCCCAGGCGGATGCCTTCATCAGCACCTCGCTGcaagctgtggctgcagctcaTCCCATCCTGCAGAACCAGCCTTTCATCCTGGTGTGGAACATGCCTACGGCAAACTGTCCGCAGCGATACAACATCCACCTGGACCTGGGAGACTTTCATATTGTGGAAAACAAGAAGGAGCGCTTCCAGGGACAG GAAATGACCATCTTCTACCGCGACCACTTGGGAAAATATCCATACCTCTCCCGAAATGGCAAGAAAGTGAATGGAGGACTCCCTCAGCTCGGTGACCTCGCCGCTCACCTCTCCCTCACGGTGACGCAGCTGTCCAACCTCCTGCGACCAGATTTCAGGGGCCTAGCTGTAATCGACTGGGAGGAATGGCGACCGTTGTGGGAGACGAACTTTGGGTCTAAGATGGAGTACCGGAGGTTGTCCAAACTGCTGGTGAAACAGGAGCAACCAGATCTTTCAGAGCAGACAGTGACGTCGCTGGCGAGGCGGATGTTTGAGGAGAGCGCTCGGAAGTTCATGGAGGAGACGCTCCAGTCTGCGGTCAGAGAACGCCCCAAAGGCTTCTGGGGGTTTTATGGTTTTCCCGCCTGTTTTAACAAGAACAAGAGAAAGACAG ATAAAACCTACACAGGACGCTGCCTCAGGGGGACCAGGCAGCAGAGTGATGAGCTGTCCTGGCTTTGGGCTAAGTCCTCCGCTCTCTACCCCAGCATCTACCTGCCACAGAAACTGGCAGGGTCTGCAGATGCAGCTctaatggtcag ACACAGACTGCTGGAGGCTTTGAGGGTGGCGTCACGTTGGCCATATCACAACAACACCAACCACGCCACACCCGTCCTTCCCTACGCCAGGCTAGcattcacacactcactcacgtttCTCA atggaCCTGGAGCACACACTTGGAGAGAGTGCATCACTGGGGGCAGCTGGAGTTGTTCTGTGGGGAGAGCTGAAATTCGCCAAAAACAAG AAACAGTGCATTCTCCTCAGAGACTACATCCACAATGTCTTGGGGCCCTTCGTTCGATCTCTGAGGTCTGA
- the naa80 gene encoding N-acetyltransferase 6, translated as MSEPLTSASGGPKRQNFCEISTLDGDVKEKLRVVSEQPEKVHAVPIHQRPDLLVPCADLVNCEWQRSQAARVHSLQKSCSEFPVNLVLLRGRGETERLLGHARLSRVVGHSGSLFVESVVVSKAERGKGYGRTLMEKTERYARSRGFKRLCLTTHDKQHFYAHLGYVLSTPVQNAGAMTAFIPMETLLRFSRMPSEDTSVQTQTKMHAQGDGDSGGGCAVGSPPSFSLPLPPPSSIPTPPPPPPPPPTIPCPPPPPPPPQSTGQCAVQTLTETPYRDAKGLPIYWMHKDV; from the exons at GTCTGAACCCCTAACGTCAGCGTCTGGCGGTCCAAAGCGACAAAACTTCTGCGAGATCTCAACACTGGATGGAGACGTTAAAGAGAAGCTACGCGTAGTCTCCGAGCAGCCAGAGAAGGTCCACGCCGTTCCCATCCACCAACGCCCCGACCTGCTCGTTCCCTGCGCAGACCTCGTCAACTGTGAGTGGCAGAGGAGCCAGGCCGCCCGGGTTCACTCTCTCCAAAAGTCCTGCTCGGAGTTTCCCGTCAACCTGGTCCTCCTGCGGGGCCGCGGGGAGACAGAGAGGCTACTCGGCCACGCCAGGCTGTCCCGGGTCGTGGGTCACAGCGGCAGCCTTTTTGTCGAGTCAGTGGTTGTGTCCAAGGCGGAGCGAGGCAAGGGCTACGGCCGCACTCTGATGGAGAAGACCGAACGTTACGCCAGAAGTCGAGGGTTCAAGCGTCTCTGTCTCACCACCCACGATAAGCAGCACTTCTACGCCCACCTTGGCTATGTGCTGTCGACACCAGTGCAGAACGCGGGGGCCATGACGGCGTTCATTCCCATGGAGACGCTTCTGAGGTTCTCCCGAATGCCGAGTGAGGACACGAGCGTGCAGACGCAAACAAAGATGCACGCTCAAGGGGACGGAGACTCGGGAGGTGGTTGTGCTGTAGGGTCACCTCCATCCTTTAGTttacctcttcctcctccttcatcCATCCCTACTccccctccaccacctcctcctcctcccactaTCCCTTgtcctccccctccccctcctcctcctcagtctaCAGGGCAGTGTGCAGTTCAGACTCTGACTGAAACTCCGTACAGAGATGCCAAAGGACTTCCCATCTACTGGATGCACAAGGACGTTTGA